ttataattaatgtgcttttcattatttttattatggttttttgttttaaaaaatacttattacaattatgaaaaataaataatgcaataaataatagtttacgtTTAACATATCGAgtggaaaataaattattttttttaaagtcaaACTGCCACATAAGCctctaaaataaatttttatttttaaaatttgacttatcatttggagatgatcttaaACTTCAACCATCTTTTTATGTAGACAAGTCTGGGAGGAGAGATAATCGAATACAGGATTTCCGATGAGAGTTAAATGGTCTCAACCGCTTTAAATAGCTGTACATATAGAAAGGAGCCGTTGTTAGCATAATGCCCTGTAAACTCCTAGGGTTCTTGTTTGTGCCATATTTGACAACTAAAGACCATACTTGTAACACTTTTGTCCCGTGGGATTTTAGGCCATTGGAGGGGGGGTTTGATGAAATTTTGAGGGAGAAATCTGATCAGATCATACTTATAGCAATATTGTCAAATTTATTCTAGGGTTACTTGGATGTGAGATTTGATTTTAGGACGTCGAATTGAAATATTGATACATTTTTGGTAGAAAATTTGTGCGCCGATGGAAAGATTTTTACATGCAGACACTCATTTTATGTCAATTGTTGACATACACAAAGAGGAATTCCTACATTTAGATTCCGAATTGACCCATTTTGGTCGTCAGAATGTGTAGCCTCCTTGTGTCTTAAAGGAGAAGACCTTCTCCGCGAATGCCGGATTAGGGATTGTTAGAAGGAGTAGGACCAAAGTTAGCATAACAACTTAGGGGATGGGTAGGTTATTTTTTATATGGGTCCGCACGAACACGTGGTCCAATTACCGGACGCCAGAATTTCTCAGTTTAGACGTGTGGCGTGGCACGAGCAGCCGtacctaaaaatttctcatgcTGCTGGATTATGGGCTGATTGGGCTAGTTATCACAACCTTTCTATTTTCTTCATGTTGGGCCACCCAGAAAAACAACCACACCGCCgtccaaatatataaaaaagcaaaaaggaattttctttttcttcgaaTCTCATTCGTCCAATTCGCGCGTTAGTCCTAAGCCCTTTGTTCTTCATCCTCTTTCCCCAATCAAAACCGAAACCTAGAAGCAGTGAGCTCGCCAATCGAATCAAATCTTCGCGCAGGTTCATCCCTTTATCTTCGCAATTTCTTTCagttttgattttgcattgtTCTGTAGGTTGTTGGGTTGAGTCTGATTTGGTTTGGTTGCCGATAATTCGATGAATGTTTAagcaaaataaaacaatagcattaaaattgttcaaattttttcgttttttttttcttttcgaattAAGTAAATTAGTAAGCTTAATTTTGTAATTCCATCTAGTTCCTTTACTTTTTGTTGATTGTATCTTAGTTTTCTACAACTTGTAGTATTTATTCGTTCTTGTatccttttcaattttcttgGCTGCCAAACATAGTGATGGTTATGATTTTCTGATTTGTGTTGGTCGGTCTTGCACAAAGCAccggatttttgggattttgttgGATACTAGAAAGGAACTTCAGGAGCTAGGTTTAATTGGTGGAGTATTGATTTCAGGTAGTAGCAAAGATATAGAAGGTTCGAAGGGCGGAAAATATGTCTGATGAGCAAAGAGTTCACCCGGATTGCAGAAATGCATCCAATCCATACCATGAATGCAGCGAGTATTGCTTTACAGTTATTGCCGAAGCCAAGGCTCGAATGCCTCAAATCCAATCAGATCCTGAAGAACATGCTGATGATGGCGATGCCTATCCTCAAGAACatgctgatgatgatgatgcccATCCTCTCGAGGAGAATATGGAAGGAGACTTCCAAAACTTAACAGGGAGGAAGAGAAAATTGGCGGAATTGAGGAAGAAATTGGTAAGGTTTTCTGAAACTTTATGAAGTAGATGGCACTGTCGCAAAGTTGATCAGATATTTAAATAGAAAGCTGTTCCATTCTTTCGTCTATTTATTTAACTGTAACTTTTACATAGGGTGAGGCgaagaaacaaaatcaaacgGAGATTACAGCCGAAAAGAAAAGACTGGAACCCAGACAAGAGTCCAGGGGAATTTCGAAACAAAAATGGGttgaagagaggaagaaaagaatCGGCAAACTTCTAGATGCCAATGGTTTGGATATGAAAAGTGCATACATGCTAGATACGCAAGAGATGGCAGAggaaaaatataagaaatggGAAAAGGATCCTGCCCCAGTTGGCTGGGATGGTATGCTCTGCAATTTCTGCTCAGTAATTTattattctttgttttttggttaaaattttggattttctCCTCAGTTCCTTGTTAATACATGTGGTCTTCATGTTCCCTTGTTACAAAACATACTTCTAGCTGTATTTATCAAGTTCAATCTGCTTTTGTTGTCATAGGATTTTAGAGAAAGTTTGTTGATGGAACCTGGAATGGCTTAGGTTAACATTAATGAACAATAGATATGAATATTTAGGGTGTATGGGGAAAGGAAATACCTGCTTAACCAAGGGTTAAGCAAGAGCAAGAGCTAGAGAAGCCTAGATTGATTAACTATTTGTTCGGTTCTATGCTATACATATGCTCTTGTTAATTAGGGTATGTATACTTCCCCTCCAAAAGTTTCGGGTATGCAACTTGACTGAACACTAATTGGGGTATGTACATATTGTATTGTCAACTGTTCACTTTTATGCATGCTTGCACGCACATCACAATTCTTTATTGCCCAGTTGTGGTGCATTAAGACTAAACATTGTAGATAGAAAGATGAACTTGATATCCAATTTTGCTCTTGTAGTTTTATAGATATGTTAATCCAAAATGTGAGCTGACATGTTGTTTGACAGTTTTCAATCAGAAAACTCTGTACAATGCATACAAAAAGCGGACGAAGAACATTGATATTGACTTGGAAGAATACAATAGGATGAAAGAAGCTGATCCGGAGTTCTATCGTGAAGCTTCCAGCCTCCAATATGGGAAGGTATTTTTCTTTTGAGGAAATCTGATGGTTCCTCGTACTCCGGTTGAAATTGGACTCAAACccctaaaatttattttttatggtgcAGGCTCCAAAGATATCAGAGGATAAACTTGACAAGATGGTGAAGGAACTCAAGGATCGGGAAGAGAAGAAGGCTTCCTTCAGCAGGAGGAGGAGGTTCCACGATGAGAAAGATATTGACTCGATCAATGACCGCAATGAGCATTTCAACAAGAAGATTGAGCGAGCCTTTGGTAAATACACGttggaaataaaaaacaatcttGAGCGCGGAACTGCATTGCCCGACTAAGGTAAACGTAGCAAAATGCACTGCCTTTTGATGTTTGTCTAATTGTGAAAGTCAACTGGCTGACGGGAACTTATGATTCCCTCGGCTTAGTGCTACTGGCAGCTTCGGTGCCGATGAATTGTAATAATAGAATACATGTTGGAACTAAGGTGAAATGGTTTGTGATATTCAGATTATGTTCTAGTTGAAGTGGCATAGCAAGTTTTCATGTGGAAACAGATATTTCTTATCTACTCATCTGCATTGTAGTTGACTGTCAATTCGTATCCGTCTGATTGCGGTTGGAATTTAGACAGTTATATGGAAAGTTTTAGAATATACGGAATTGCTGTTATCAGCATTATCTTAACTCTTAAGCGCTTGAATTAAACAAGTCATATCAGTTGGAGACCTGATGGAGATTGGTTCCATGTGATGGGTAACCAAAACTTTCTATATTGAGTCCTATTTAAAAAGGCTTTAAAATTCATGAATAATTTGCATTTTCCAAAGGACGGTACTATCTACATACCTATTTTTACCTCATACacttatttcaatttttgactgttggatcgaatgaattgaaagcGATTCATggacaaaacttaatgagtgcGTGGGAGGTAAAAAGAGTGTAAATAACACTACCATTTCCACAAGGTGAATATAATGGACCGGGACTTTCTTGGGTGCTCTTGAGTACTTGGTACTCCATGtgttttaaccgttagatctttattcaaaaatacaaaaaaatcaaaattcaatagTTAATACACCCGAAGTACCGAATAATTCTAGAACACCCAAGAATTTTCTATGGTGGACCTACTAAAACTCTCACATGTTCTAGCTACATGTTTTCATGATTTTGCAGTGCTTTTATTTTGTTGGGCATCTCAGATTATTGGCCCTTTTCTTTCCTTCACCGAGAAAGTGAAAAGGAGATTATCTTTGATTCATCAGACGTGTTTTTCCCTTTGATTGATTACAAGGATAAGGCTTTTccctttacttttctttttctcttttgcttgtttttaaggaaaaagaaatgaaCAAAAGCAAAATATAGGGTAGTTGAAATTGGTACCACACCAAACGGTCGCATAGTGAAGCCACCAAAATTGGGTTATGATACAAAATGATCCTTGatatttgcatgatcaatagaaatggtccctgagattgaaaatcaatagaaatggtctctgaCATTGTCCACCAttcatgattttggtcattccgttaaaaactctttggacaattttcaaagcttcgtaactcaattgattcttaaccaaattcgacccataatatatcaaaataaagataagaaagtgtagaacaaaattatacctatttggaagcccaatgattgctgtggatggtcggaaaatagcctgaaaggtgactagttcgcgggaaaactgggtaaactttaaacattcataacttcttcaatactcaacgaaatcgagtgattcaaaaacgaaaatcatacttctcgacgagataAAGAGAATGCTATCTTTCTTTACTGCTAACTCACCGTGGTTTGGCCAGAAAactgctcgaaagtggctaactcgaaaatggttagccacttcCGAACCATTGTCCGACCAAACCACAACAAGTTAGCCTTCGAAAAAGGTAcaattctcttcgtctcgtcaagaagtattatttttgtttttgaatcactcgatttggttaagtattgaagaagttctgaacatttaaagtttacccagtttccaacgagttttccagttttcccgcggaccagtcaccttcaggctattttccagtCATCTAGGGCAACCATTGGgtttccaaataggtataatcttattctccACTttactatcttcattttgatatattatgggtcgaatttgtttaagaaacgattgagttacaaagctttgaaaattgcccaaaattgtttttaacagaaggaccaaaatcatggatagTGAACAATCTCAGGGaacatttctattgattttcaatctcagtgaccatttctattgatcatgcaaatctcaaggatcattttgtataataacccacCAAAATTTGATCTTGGGTAGTTGAATTGTAGCTACGACATGTGAAAGACTTCTTTTGGGTTTACCTCAAGGGTAAATCCATGTGGAACGATACGTCTAGCAATGGTTTTGCACTTGCAATTTCCTTTTTtcctccaaaggagatgtcaaaaatgCCACATAGACATATAATGGTAACAAATGACGTACTATTTACTCCAACCGAGATGTCAAAGGTCACATGGAAAAGAAGGTTAAGCTGATATGGacaaagagatgtcaaatttgaagctaccttcaaattttatattttgctATTTCCAAAGgcattatatttgttttaccttaaatgctagcatatttaagtattactttattatttttaaaccaataacaacccaacttttattatttttgtttaaaaaaaattaaatgaaccTATAAATTTTGGCATATTGGGTGGAATGAAAATAT
This genomic stretch from Pyrus communis chromosome 2, drPyrComm1.1, whole genome shotgun sequence harbors:
- the LOC137725756 gene encoding uncharacterized protein, translating into MSDEQRVHPDCRNASNPYHECSEYCFTVIAEAKARMPQIQSDPEEHADDGDAYPQEHADDDDAHPLEENMEGDFQNLTGRKRKLAELRKKLGEAKKQNQTEITAEKKRLEPRQESRGISKQKWVEERKKRIGKLLDANGLDMKSAYMLDTQEMAEEKYKKWEKDPAPVGWDVFNQKTLYNAYKKRTKNIDIDLEEYNRMKEADPEFYREASSLQYGKAPKISEDKLDKMVKELKDREEKKASFSRRRRFHDEKDIDSINDRNEHFNKKIERAFGKYTLEIKNNLERGTALPD